Within the Deltaproteobacteria bacterium genome, the region GCCCTCCGGCACGTCGTCGATGTAGCGGCCGTAGTCGTCCACCGGGTTGTAGATCTCGAGCCCGGCGGCCAGGCCGAGCTGGTAGTCCTCGACGCCGTGCCCCGGCGCGGTGTGGACCAGGCCGGTGCCGGCCTCGAGGGTGACGTGATCCGCCGGCAGCACCGGCCGCTCGCGCTGGTCCTCGAAGAGGGGGTGGGCGTAGGTGAGCTTCGAGAGCGTCTCGGCGTCGAGGTGCGCCAGCACCTTCGCCGGATCCTTCAGGGCGGCCACCGGGTCCTCGAGCAGGCCCTCGGTCGCCTTCGAGACGTCCTGGAGCTTGAGCTCGTCGGGCGCCACCTCGGAGAGGAAGGCGTGGAGGAGGGGCTTGGCCACGATGCAGGCCCGCCCCTTCAGCTCGTAGGCCACGTACTCGAACTCGGGGTGGATCGCGATGGCGAGGTTCGCCGGCAGGGTCCAGGGGGTGGTGGTCCAGATCACCAGCGAGGACTTGCGCCCCTGGATCCCCTCGGGGAGGTGCTCGGTCCCCTTGGCGACGTCGAAGGCGACGTAGATCGAGGGCGAGGTGTGTTCTTCGTACTCGACCTCGGCCTCGGCCAGGGCGGTCACGCAGCGGATGCACCAGTAGACCGGCTTCTTGCCCTTGTAGAGGCCGCCGGCGCCGGCGAAGCGGGCCAGCTCCCGGACGATCCGGGCCTCGTAGCCGTGGTCCATCGTCAGGTAGGGGCGCTCCCAGGCGCCCAGCACGCCCAGGCGCTGGAACTCGGTGGACTGGATGCCCACCCACTTCTCGGCGTAGGCGCGGCACGCCTGGCGGAACTCGACGGCGTTCATCTCGCGCTTCTTGCCGCCGAGCTGCTTGTCCACCTGCAGCTCGATGGGCAGGCCGTGGCAGTCCCAGCCCGGGACGTAGGGGGCCCGGAAGCCCGCCATCGCCCGCGACTTCACCACGATGTCCTTCAGGACCTTGTTGAGGACGTGGCCCTGGTGGATGTGGTTGTTGGCGTAGGGAGGGCCGTCGTGGAGGAGGAAGGTGGGGTCCTCCCGGTGGACCTCCTGGAGCTGGGCGTAGATCCCCTGCTCCTCCCAGAAGGCGACCCGGTCGGGCTCGCGCTCGGGCAGGTTCGCCCGCATGGGGAAGTCGGTCTTGGGGAGATGGATCGTGGTCTTGTAGTCCTGCTCGGCCATGGGAGGGGTGGCATATCACGCCCGGACCGGACCGGAGAACCTCCCGACCGTCAGCCCCCCTCCCGCAGCAGCTCCTCGCGCAGCCTGCGCCCCTCCTTGTTGTTCGGATCCAGGGTCAGGGCGCGCTGCAGGTGCTCGAGGGCCTCGTCGCGCTGGCCCTCGTCGTGGTCGATCTGGGCCAGGAAGAGGTAGCCCTCGACCAGGACCGGCATCATCTCCAGGGCCTTCACGATGCGCTGGCGCCCCTGGCGGATCATGGCGGCGTCCGAGCGCTCCTGGCCGGAGAGGTAGCCCGCCCAGCCGGCGTAGAGGAGGTAGATCGGCTCGTCGGTGTTGCGGCGGCCGGCCTCGACGAACTGCTTGAGGGCGGGATCGGGCTTGCCCTCCTCGAGGAGCTCCCGGCCCCAGCGGTAGCGCAGATCGGCGTGGAGGACCCCCGAGCGGCGGGCGAGCTTCTCCAGCTCCTGCTTGCGCGCCTCCCGGGCCCGGGCCATCCCCTCCTCGGAGCGGACGGCCTCGTAGGCGGTGGTGATCCGGCGGTAGAGCTCGCCGGCCATCCGTCGCACCTCCTCGCTCGGGAAGTCGGCGAAGCGCTCGGGGGCGAAGCGCGAGAGGCCGGCCTCGTAGGCGCGGGCCAGCTCGGCGGCGTCGGCGGAGGGCTCGACCTGCAGGATGTAGAAGGGGTCCACCGCCGGCAGGCTGGTGTAGAGTTCGAGGACCTCGTCCCGCAGCCGGGCCTGCTCCTCGCCGATGACCGGGGCGATCCCGCCCTCGACCAGCGTGCCCCAGTCGGCGAAGACCGCGGCCTCCATCTCGCCGATGACCGCGTCGCTGGCCCGGGGAGAGGGGGCCACCTCGGCGGCCGGCGTGCTCGAGAAGGTCAGGAGCTCCCCGCGGGTCAGGGCGAGGAGGAGCTGGGCGATCATCAGCTCGTCCAGCCCCGAGGCGAGGCGCAGCTCGGCCACGGTCCGCTGCCCGGTGATGGCCGCGAGGAGGGCCCGCCCGCCCGGGATCGTCGCCAGGGCGCCGGTGTGGCGATCGAAGTGGGGGCCGGGGAGGGCGTAGTCCTCCTGGTGGGCGTCCAGGAAGTGGAGGAACTCCTGGGGGGCGGTGAAGAGCCTCACCGCGTCGGCGATCAGCCAGAGGGGCTGCATCTCGACGGTGAGCACCGAGCGCAGGGCTGAGGTCAGCGCCCGGAACTCGAAGCGCCCCTCGTTCCAGGCAAAGGCGTTCACCACCTTGCGCCGCACGTGGGCCGAGAGGGCCACCGCCAGCTGATCCCGGGTCACGGCCCCCTGGGCGACCAGGGCCTCCCCCTGCTGGATGCCGTCGGAGATCATCTGCTCCACCGACCGGGCCAGCGCGCCGGAGGTGATCACCCGCTGGCGGAAGAGGTACTCGCCGAGGGTCTCCGAGAGGAGGTTGGAGGTGCAGAAGACCGGCCGGCCGTGGCGGAGGTGGATGGTCTTCTCGAGCCGCCCGGCCTCGAGGCGCAGGCTGCCGGTGAAGCCGGCGGCGGCGGCGGTCATCAGCAGTCCGCCGAGGCCGTGCTCGGCCAGGGAGCCCTGCCGGTAGCCCTCGGGCAGGCGGGAGAGGAGGACCTCGGTGGGGGAGCGGATCGCGTCCGGGTCGGCGGCGCGCGCCGGCGTCGGCGCCGGAGGGATCGGCGCGCCCGGGAGGGGCACCGGCGCCTCGGGGGGCTCGTCGGGCGCGTCGAGATCGAAGTCGGAGGGGCCGTCGAGGTCGAAGTCGACCGGCGCCGGACCGGCCGGCGGGGGCGGCTCCTCTCGCTCGGAGAGGTGGTCGAGGTCGTACTTCCAGGCCACCTCGGGCGCGGCGACGGAGACCTCCTGCACCGGCGGCGCCTGCCGCTCGCGCGCCTCGACCAGGGCCGCCACCCGCTCGAGGAGCTCGGTGGCGGCGAAGGGCAGGTGGAGCACCAGGTCCCAGGCCGTCAGCTCGAAGCTCCGCTCGTCGGTGGCCTGCACCAGGTAGAGGCAGGGCACCGGCTCCCCGTGGCGGGCGCCCCGGGCGTGGGCGGCCACCTCCGGTCCCCGGACGTGGGCCAGATCGAGCACCGTGACCACGATCTCCGGAGGATCCTGATCGACCAGCTCCACGGCCTTGCTGCCGTCCACCGCGCTGGTGACCCGGTAGCCCTCCTCGATCAGGACCTTCTTGGCGGCGACCTGCACCCGGGGCGAGGCGGCGGCGAGAAGGATTCGGATGTCCCCTGGGTCGGTGCTCATGGTATGGCCGCGGACGACCTACAACCTAGCACGGAGGGTAACAATGGCACTTCTTCAGGATCGTGTGGCCGTGGTGACCGGGGCGGGCAGGGGCATCGGGCGGAGCATCGCCGAGCTCTTCGTGAAGGAGGGGGCGAAGGTCGTCATCAACGACGTCGACGAGGAGCCGGCCCAGGCGGCGAAGGCCGCCTGCGAGGCCATCGCTCCGGGCTCGGCGGCCATCAGCCTCGGCAGCGTCGCCGACGCCGCCTACACCGATCAGCTGATGAAGAGCGCGGTGGACACCTTCGGGGCCCTCGACATCCTGGTGAACAACGCCGGCATCACCCGGGACCGGATGAGCCACAAGATGGACGACGAGCAGTGGGACTTCGTCATCGCCGTGAACCTCACCGGCACCTTCAACTGCATCCGCTCGGCGGCGCCCTACATGCGCGACGTCGCCAAGGCCGAGATGGACGAGCACGGCGAGGTGCTCAAGGTCCGCAAGATCGTGAACTTCTACTCGACGGCCGCGATCCGCGGGAACCCGGGCCAGGCCAACTACACCGCCGCCAAGATGGGGAACATCGGCCTGACCCGCACCATCGCCCAGGAGTGGGGTCAGTTCCGGGTCTGCGTGAACGCGGTGGCCCCGGGCTTCACCGAGACCCGCCTGACCAAGTCCAAGGAGGCGGGCGACGTCCTCGGCGTCCCCGAGGCCCAGCGCCAGGCGATGCTCCAGCGCATCCCCTTCCGGCGCTTCGGCCAGCCCGAGGACGTGGCGGGCGCGGTGCTCTACTTCGCCTCGCCGCTCTCGGACTACGTCACCGGGCAGCAGATCAACGTCTCCGGCGGCATGCAGATACCTTGATTACGGGGGACGCTGCCGCAGGGTTGGCGGGGGCGTAAACGATAGGGCGCGACCCGCGCTCCGTCCGCCCGAATTTCGGCCTTTGTGGGGTCGATAGAAGGCTTTTGCGTTTTCCGGTCTGGTGCTAACTAGCGGCCTCCCCTTGGATTCCCCTTCAGGAGGCGCACCGATGGCAAATCAGCCGGGTTCTCTCACCTCCGTAGGCAAGAAGATCCTCATCGCCCTCACCGGGATGGGTCTGATGCTGTTCCTCGCAGGACACGTGTCGGGCAACCTCCTGATCTTCGTCGGCGACGAGACCTTCAACAACTACGGTCACACCCTCGTCTCGAACCCCTTCATCTACGTGATCGAGTTCGGGATGCTGGCGATCTTCCTCTTCCACCTGTTCACGGCGCTCGCGAACTGGATGAACAACCGGGACGCCCGGGGGAAGACTCGCTACTACTCTCCGGCCTGGGCGACGGGCGGCAAGAGCCGCAAGTCCTTCGCCTCGACCTCCATGATCCTCACCGGGGCGGTGCTGATCGTCTTCGTGATCCTCCACGTCGGCACCATGAAGTTCGGCTGGGGCTACACGATCACCGAGACCCCCGAGGGCATCCGCGACCTGGCCACCCAGATGCGGGCCGCCTTCTCGAGCCCCCTCGTCGTCCTCGCCTACGAGGTCGTGATGGTCCTGGTGGGCATGCACCTCTGGCATGGCTTCTCCAGCGCCTTCCAGTCGCTGGGCGTGAGCCACCCGAAGCTGGAGAAGGTGCTGCAGCCGGCGGGCTGGCTCTTCGCCATCTTCGTCGGTGGTGGCTTCCTCGCCATCCCCTTCGCCCTCTACCTGAACCTCTTTTAGAAAGCGCGATCAGCCATGCAACTCGATGGAAAGTGCCCCGATGGCCCGATGGCGACTCGCTGGAGCCGCTACAAGCAGTCCCTGAAGCTCGTCGCGCCCGCCAACCGGCGCAAGTACGAGGTCCTGGTGATCGGCACCGGCCTGGCCGGCGCATCGGCCGCCGCGACCCTGGCCGAGCAGGGCTACCACGTTACCGCGCTGACGATCCTCGACAGCCCCCGGCGGGCCCACAGCATCGCCGCCCAGGGCGGGATCAACGCCGCGAAGAACTACCAGAACGACAACGACTCGGTGTACCGGCTCTTCTACGACACCGTGAAGGGCGGCGATTACCGGGCGCGTGAGGCGAACGTCCACCGCCTGGCCGAGGTCAGCGCGAACATCATCGACCAGGCGGTCGCCCAGGGCGTGCCCTTCGCCCGGGAGTACGGCGGCACCCTGGCCAACCGCTCCTTCGGCGGCGTGCAGGTCTCCCGCACCTTCTACGCGCGGGGTCAGACCGGCCAGCAGCTCCTGCTGGGCGCCTACTCCTCGATGATGCGGATGGTGGGCACCGGCAAGGTGACCCTCAAGTGCCGCCGCGAGATGCTCGACCTCGTCGTCGCCGACGGCAAGGCCCGGGGCGTCATCGCCCGCAACCTCGTCACCGGTGAGCTCGAGCGCTACGTCGCCGACGCGGTGCTGCTCTGCACCGGCGGCTACGGCAACGTCTTCTACCTGTCGACGAACGCCAAGAACTGCAACGCCACCGCGGCCTGGCGCAGCTACAAGCGCGGCGCCTACATGGCCAACCCCTGCTACACGCAGATCCACCCCACCTGCATCCCGCAGGCGGGCGATCACCAGTCGAAGCTCACCCTGATGAGCGAGTCGCTGCGCAACGACGGCCGGGTGTGGGTGCCGAAGAAGGCGGGCGACAAGCGCCCGGCCACCGAGATCCCCGAGGAGGAGCGCGACTACTACCTCGAGCGCCGCTACCCGGGCTTCGCCAACCTCGTGCCTCGTGACGTGGCCTCCCGCGCCGCGAAGACCGAGTGCGACGCCGACAAGGGCGTGGGCGCCACCGGCCGGGCCGTCTACCTCGACTTCGAGGAGGCCATCGGCCGCCTCGGCGAGGACGTCGTGCGCGATCGCTACGGCAACCTCTTCGACATGTACGAGCGGATCACCGCCGAGAACCCCTACAAGACGCCGATGCGGATCTACCCCGCCTCCCACTACACGATGGGCGGCCTCTGGGTGGACTACGACCTGCAGAGCACCATCCCCGGGCTCTTCGTCCTCGGCGAGGCGAACTTCTCGGACCACGGCGCGAACCGCCTCGGCGCGAGCGCCCTGATGCAGGGGGTGGCCGACGGCTACTTCGTCATCCCCTACACCCTCCCGCACTACCTGGCCCAGCAGAAGGCGGGCGGGATGGACGACGCCCACCCGGCCTTCGAGGAGGCCGAGGGCGACGTGCGCGAGAACGTCGAGAAGCTGCTCTCGATCCAGGGCCAGACCACCGTCCTCGAGCTCCACCGGGATCTGGGCAAGATCATGTGGAACAAGGTCGGCATGTCCCGGAACGCGGAGGGGCTCACCGAGGCCATCTCCGAGATCCAGGACATCAAGAAGACCTTCTGGAGCGACGTGCGGGTCCCCGGCACGAAGGGTGAGTTCAACAAGGAGCTCGAGTTCGCCGGCCGGGTCGCCGACTACATCGAGGTCGGTGAGCTGCTCGCCCGCGACGCCCTGGCCCGCGAGGAGTCGTGCGGCGCCCACTTCCGCGAGGAGCACCAGACGGAAGACGGCGAGGCCAAGCGCGACGACGAGAACTTCATGTACACCGCCGCCTGGGAGTTCAAGGGCGACGGAGTCGAGCCGGCCCTCCACAAGGAGACGCTGACCTTCGACGAGTGCAAGCCCACCCAGCGCAGCTACAAGTAGGCGAGGACGACATCATGGAGACCACGATGAACCTGAAGCTTCTCGTCTGGCGCCAGCCGGGGCCCGACGCCCCGGGCAAGATGGAGGAGTACGACGCGAAGGAGATCTCTTCGGACTGCTCCTTCCTCGAGATGCTGGACCTCGTGAACGAGGACCTGATCAAGGCTGGCAAGCAGCCCATCGTCTTCGACAACGACTGTCGCGAGGGCATCTGCGGGTGCTGCGGCATGATGGTCGACGGCGTGGCCCACGGCCCGGATCACGGCATCACCATCTGCCAGCTGCACATGCGGCACTTCCACGACGGCGCGACGATCGTCATCGAGCCCTTCCGCTCGCGGGCCTTCGCCGTGATCAAGGACCTCGTCGTCGACCGGACGGCCTTCGACATGATCCAGGCCGCCGGCGGCTACGTGTCCTTCCAGACCGGCTCCGCCCAGGACGCCAACGCGATCCTGGTGCCGAAGGAGAAGGCGGACCTCGCGATGGACGCCGCCGCCTGCATCGGCTGCGGCGCCTGCGTCGCCCAGTGCAAGAACGCCTCGGCGCTCCTCTTCACCTCGGCCAAGGTCTCGCAGTTCGCCCTGCTTCCCCAGGGCGATCCCGAGCGCAAGGCCCGGGTGAAGAACATGCTGGCCGCCCACGACGCCGCGGGCTTCGGCTCCTGCAGCAACGAGGGTGAGTGCGAGGCGGTCTGCCCGAAGGAGATCTCGATCTCCAACATCGCGCGCCTCAACCGCGAGCTCATCCGCTCGAACTTCTAGGGCTGGGTGATTCCCCCGCTTCCCGCCGGGGCGATTCGATGGGGTTCGTTTATTTGCGAACCCCTGTCTCACTCATGGCCTGATAGGGCCACCGTAGAAGACGAAGACGGTCGAATTCATGACGAGAGGGTGCGTTGCACCGACACCGCTGATGAGGCCACCTCACCGTGAGGGCATTCGAGGGCCTCGGCGACTGGTGTGAAGCCGAGGGCGCCGATCAGAACTGCCAGAAGAAGCGAGAGTCGTCGGGGGGGGGGCAAATGCCATGCCATGACCTTTCCTCGTGCTGGGTGGGAGCGATCGACCAGGCGCAGTAGCCGGGTCGAAGAAAGGCAAGGCGTGGGTCCCCCCGACGTGCAGAAAGAGTCTAGGAGATCGAGATCGGCCTCGTCAAAGCGGACCTAGGCGAGCAGGGTAACCGCGGCCCGGGCGATCACCTCGGGCTCGCTCATCCGGCCGACGGCGCTGTAGCCCTCGGCGAGCTCGCCCTCCTCGGGGCCGACGAGGGTCGCGCCGCGCTCCTTCAGGAGCGCGAGGTTCGCCACGGTGGCCGGGTGCGCCCACATCGCGTCGTTCATGGCCGGCGCCACCAGCACCGGGGCCCGGGTGGCCAGCGCCATCGTCGAGGCCGCGTCGTCGGCCAGGCCGTGGGCCATCTTGGCCAGGAAGTTGGCCGTCGCCGGGGCGACGAGGAGCAGGTCGGCCCACTGGCCCCAGCTCACGTGATCGATCCCCTGCTCGTCGGCGGCGAAGAGGTCGAGGAGCACCGGGGAGCCGGAGGCCGCCTCCAGGCTGGCCGCGCCGATGAAGTGGGTGGCGTTGTGGGTCATGGCGCAGCGCACCTCGGCGCCGCCGGCCCGCAGGGCGCCGACCAGCCCCGGGGTCTTGTAGGCGGCGATGCCGCCGGTGACGATCAGCAGGATCTTCTTCTCGCCCTCGGCCATGGCCCCTTCTACTCCTTTTCGCGCCGGGAGGCGTAGGCCTCGACCTCGGCGAGGAAGGCCCGGCAGGCGGCGGCGCCCGGAAGATCGGTGTCCTCCCGCACGGGCAGGCCGGGGTGCGTCGCCAGGAGGACCTCGGCGAAGAGGCCCGTGCCGTCCCGCAAGGGCTCGCTCTCCCGGCGCTCCCGGCGCCAGCAGCTGCCCACGCCGCAGCTCGGGGAGCGGGACTGGAGCACGAAGCCGTGGAGCTCTCCCACCCCCAGCAGCCACCCCCGGGCGAAGGTGCGCAGCCGCTCTCCGAAGGTGCGGCCGCTCTCCTCGCCGAGGACCTCGGGGGCCTCCCGGGGGCCCACGAGGAGGATCTTCTCCCGGGGGACGGGCAGCCCGATCTCGACCTCGGGGCAGACCGGGATCAGGACGCAGCGGGCGCCGAGGATCTCCTCGAGGAGGCGAAGCTCGGCGCTGCCCCCGTCGTAGCGGCAGGCGGCGCCGAGGAGGCAGTGGGAGACCCCGACCCTGAGACGATCCGCGCTCTTCATCATCACCCTCGAGGAGAAGAGGGTAGACGCGAAGCCCGCCGCCTTGCCAGCCGGCCGGGATGCGGGCTAATCGAACTCCTCGTGGCCGTCGTCGACGCGCAGAGGGGCGCACTGCAGCTCTCCCGCTATGAGGCGGTGAAGCTCGCCTTCCACCGCTGGCTCCACCGGCCCACGACCGACCTGCTGGTGGCGGTGCTGATCCTGGTCTCGGTGGTGCTCATCGTCCTGGAGACCGTGGAGGGGCGCGACAGCCCCCTGCGGGTCACCCTCGAGGAGCTCTCCGACCTCATCACCTGGGCCTTCATCGTCGAGCTCTCCCTGCGCTTCTGGGTCGCGCCGAAGAAGTCGGTCTACTTCCGGCGCTACTGGATCGACCTCCTCTCGGTCCTGCCGGTCATCCGGCCCCTGCGCCTCTTGCGGGTGCTGCGCCTGCTGCGCCTCTTCCGGCTCGGCCTGATCCTCAACCGCCGCTTCTCGCTCCTGCGCGGCGCCATCTCCGGGGCCACCACCGAGCTGATGCTCCTCGGGACGGTCACGACGGTGCTGGTCCTGGCCGGCGCGATCACCCTCTATCTGGCCGAGCGGACGGTGGGGACGGGCTTCGCGAGCCTGCCCCAGGCCACCTGGTTCTCGATCTACTCCCTCATCGCCGGCGAGCCGGTGGGCGGTGAGCCGGTCACCCTGCTGGGCCGCGTGATCACCCTGACCCTGATGCTCGGCGGGCTGACGGTCTTCGGCATGTTCGTCGGCACGATCTCGGCGACCATGGTCGGCCGGCTCTCCCAGCGCATGGAGGTGAACCCCATGGACGTGGACGATCTCTCCGGACACATCATCATCTGCGGCTGGAACCACGCCGGACCCCTCGTCGTCGAGGAGATGATGGTGGGGGAGGGGGCCGAGGACCTCCCGGTGGTGATCATCACCGAGGCCGAGGGCCTGCCCGAGGACCTCCCCCTCGACCGGCTGCGGCGCGAGCTGCTCTACCACGTCTCCGGGGACTACACCCGGGTGGAGGTCCTGGAGCAGGCCGCCGTCTCCCGGGCCTCCAAGGCCATCCTCCTCTCCGACAAGACCCAGCCCCGCTCGGACCAGGATCGGGATGCCCGCACGGTGCTGGCGGCGCTGACCGTCGAGCGCCTCTGCCCGGGGATCTTCACCTGCGCGGAGCTGCGCAGCCGGCAGAACGAGGGCCTGCTGCGCCGCTCCGGGGTCGAGGAGATCGTGATCGCCGACGAGTACAGCGGCTTCATCCTCGGCTCGGTGGGGCGCACCTCGGGGCTGGTGGCCACCTTCGACGAGATCCTCTCGGCGCGCTACGGCAACGCCTTCCACAAGGTGACGGTGGGGGAGGCGCAGGCCGGCCAGAGCATCGGTGACCTGCACCGCTCCCTGAAGAAGGAGCACGACGCGGTGCTCGTCTCCCTCGAGCGGATGGAGGCGGGCTCACCGAAGGTCACGGTGAACCCCCCCTCGGAGCTCGTGGTGAACGCGGGCGACGCCCTGGTGGTCATCGCCCGGCGCCCGGTGAAGCTCTAGCTAGCCTCGCAGCAGGTCGTTCCCCTCGCGCTGGAGCTCGAGGGTGCGCTGCACGTAGTCCCGCCCGCGATCGACCCACTCGCGGTCGACCTTCAGGGCGTCGGCGACCGCCAGGATGGCCTTGACCTCGGCCTCGTGGAGGTTGTTGTCGGCCAGGGCCACGCCCATCATCTCCAGGAGGAGGGAGTGCCGGGCCACCGGGGTGTCGAAGCGGTCGAGGAGGGCCTCGACGGCGTCCTGATCGTCGGCGGTCGCCGGCATCGTGTCGAGGGAGGTCTCGGCGAGCAGGGCCGAGATGAGCAGCTCCTCACGGGCGTCGTCCGCGCCATCGATCTTGGCGACGAACTGGATGATCGAGCAGAGCGCTTCCTGCTGCTCCTTGTTCAGAAGTCCGATGAACATGCGGCCTCTCCTCTGGCTGATGGGCGTTGGGTCTATTTCCGGTCGTAGCCGACCCGGTAGTAGGGCAGCTCCAGGGGGCCAAAGCTACAGTGATCCTCCTCGAAGGTCACCCCCGGAACCTTGTCGCCGATGGCCCGGTGGGCCTCCTCGGTGAGCAGGATCTCGTCGGCCCGGGCGATGTCCTCGCCGAGCTTGGAGGCGTAGTTCACCTCCCGGCCCCAGACGTCGTCGTCGCCGATCTTCAGGGTGGGACCGAAGCCGATGCCCACGCAGAGCTCGACCTTGTCCTCGGGGCGGGCGCCCTCGTTGTAGGCCTGGCAGGCGTGCTGGCAGGCGATGATGGCCTTCAGCGCCGTCTCGGGCTTGCGGAAGATGACGATCCACGAGTCGGCCTCCTCCTTGAGGATCAGGCCGCCGTGCTCGTCGACGATGGGCCGGCAGAGCACGCCCTTCTGATAGATGATCCCGAGGAAGTGGACGATTCCGAAATCACGGGTCGTCTTGGAAAAACCGACCAGGTCGGTGAAGACGATGGTCCACTCCTCCTCGAAGCGCTCCCGGATGGCCTCGTCGATGGCCTGGCGATCCTCTCCGGGGGTATTCCTGCGCTCGAGAAGCCGCTCGAGGGCTCGCTGCGATGCTCCAGACACTTGACTCTCCCTTCCAAAAGAGATTTGTCACTCAATTATCGATTGGGAACGGGGGGGAAAACCCGTACAGGAACATATAAAAAATGCCGAAAACCTATATCATCATCGACGGCCGGGGCCGGGCCACCCTCCACGACGAGCGCGAGGTGCGCAGGGAGATTACCACGCGCCTCGGCTCGGGCGAGAGCTACCAGCTCTTCGAGGCCCAGGCCCTCGAGGTCAAGATCGACTTCGGGGCGGCCAGCGGCCCGGCCCGGATCGGTGGTGGCAAGAAGCGCGGCCGCCCTGCCAGCCGGAAGAAGGGAGCCGCCCGGCGGGGCGGCACCAAGGCTGCGAAGCGGGCCGGCAAGAAGACCGGCAAGGTCGGCCGCCCCCGCCTCAACGTCGGGGACTGCACCCAGGAGGGCTGCAAGAACCCCTCGAAGACCCGGGGCCTCTGCTCGGCGCACTACCAGAAGCACCGCCGGCTGGTGCAGGAAGGCAAGACCGGCCTGATCTCCAGCGGGGTGACCCCGAAGAAGGCCGGCCGCCCGGCGAAGAAGAAGGCGGCCCCGAAGACCGCG harbors:
- a CDS encoding DUF4388 domain-containing protein; translation: MSTDPGDIRILLAAASPRVQVAAKKVLIEEGYRVTSAVDGSKAVELVDQDPPEIVVTVLDLAHVRGPEVAAHARGARHGEPVPCLYLVQATDERSFELTAWDLVLHLPFAATELLERVAALVEARERQAPPVQEVSVAAPEVAWKYDLDHLSEREEPPPPAGPAPVDFDLDGPSDFDLDAPDEPPEAPVPLPGAPIPPAPTPARAADPDAIRSPTEVLLSRLPEGYRQGSLAEHGLGGLLMTAAAAGFTGSLRLEAGRLEKTIHLRHGRPVFCTSNLLSETLGEYLFRQRVITSGALARSVEQMISDGIQQGEALVAQGAVTRDQLAVALSAHVRRKVVNAFAWNEGRFEFRALTSALRSVLTVEMQPLWLIADAVRLFTAPQEFLHFLDAHQEDYALPGPHFDRHTGALATIPGGRALLAAITGQRTVAELRLASGLDELMIAQLLLALTRGELLTFSSTPAAEVAPSPRASDAVIGEMEAAVFADWGTLVEGGIAPVIGEEQARLRDEVLELYTSLPAVDPFYILQVEPSADAAELARAYEAGLSRFAPERFADFPSEEVRRMAGELYRRITTAYEAVRSEEGMARAREARKQELEKLARRSGVLHADLRYRWGRELLEEGKPDPALKQFVEAGRRNTDEPIYLLYAGWAGYLSGQERSDAAMIRQGRQRIVKALEMMPVLVEGYLFLAQIDHDEGQRDEALEHLQRALTLDPNNKEGRRLREELLREGG
- a CDS encoding 3-oxoacyl-ACP reductase FabG — protein: MALLQDRVAVVTGAGRGIGRSIAELFVKEGAKVVINDVDEEPAQAAKAACEAIAPGSAAISLGSVADAAYTDQLMKSAVDTFGALDILVNNAGITRDRMSHKMDDEQWDFVIAVNLTGTFNCIRSAAPYMRDVAKAEMDEHGEVLKVRKIVNFYSTAAIRGNPGQANYTAAKMGNIGLTRTIAQEWGQFRVCVNAVAPGFTETRLTKSKEAGDVLGVPEAQRQAMLQRIPFRRFGQPEDVAGAVLYFASPLSDYVTGQQINVSGGMQIP
- a CDS encoding succinate dehydrogenase cytochrome b subunit encodes the protein MANQPGSLTSVGKKILIALTGMGLMLFLAGHVSGNLLIFVGDETFNNYGHTLVSNPFIYVIEFGMLAIFLFHLFTALANWMNNRDARGKTRYYSPAWATGGKSRKSFASTSMILTGAVLIVFVILHVGTMKFGWGYTITETPEGIRDLATQMRAAFSSPLVVLAYEVVMVLVGMHLWHGFSSAFQSLGVSHPKLEKVLQPAGWLFAIFVGGGFLAIPFALYLNLF
- a CDS encoding fumarate reductase/succinate dehydrogenase flavoprotein subunit, with the protein product MQLDGKCPDGPMATRWSRYKQSLKLVAPANRRKYEVLVIGTGLAGASAAATLAEQGYHVTALTILDSPRRAHSIAAQGGINAAKNYQNDNDSVYRLFYDTVKGGDYRAREANVHRLAEVSANIIDQAVAQGVPFAREYGGTLANRSFGGVQVSRTFYARGQTGQQLLLGAYSSMMRMVGTGKVTLKCRREMLDLVVADGKARGVIARNLVTGELERYVADAVLLCTGGYGNVFYLSTNAKNCNATAAWRSYKRGAYMANPCYTQIHPTCIPQAGDHQSKLTLMSESLRNDGRVWVPKKAGDKRPATEIPEEERDYYLERRYPGFANLVPRDVASRAAKTECDADKGVGATGRAVYLDFEEAIGRLGEDVVRDRYGNLFDMYERITAENPYKTPMRIYPASHYTMGGLWVDYDLQSTIPGLFVLGEANFSDHGANRLGASALMQGVADGYFVIPYTLPHYLAQQKAGGMDDAHPAFEEAEGDVRENVEKLLSIQGQTTVLELHRDLGKIMWNKVGMSRNAEGLTEAISEIQDIKKTFWSDVRVPGTKGEFNKELEFAGRVADYIEVGELLARDALAREESCGAHFREEHQTEDGEAKRDDENFMYTAAWEFKGDGVEPALHKETLTFDECKPTQRSYK
- a CDS encoding succinate dehydrogenase/fumarate reductase iron-sulfur subunit yields the protein METTMNLKLLVWRQPGPDAPGKMEEYDAKEISSDCSFLEMLDLVNEDLIKAGKQPIVFDNDCREGICGCCGMMVDGVAHGPDHGITICQLHMRHFHDGATIVIEPFRSRAFAVIKDLVVDRTAFDMIQAAGGYVSFQTGSAQDANAILVPKEKADLAMDAAACIGCGACVAQCKNASALLFTSAKVSQFALLPQGDPERKARVKNMLAAHDAAGFGSCSNEGECEAVCPKEISISNIARLNRELIRSNF
- a CDS encoding flavoprotein is translated as MAEGEKKILLIVTGGIAAYKTPGLVGALRAGGAEVRCAMTHNATHFIGAASLEAASGSPVLLDLFAADEQGIDHVSWGQWADLLLVAPATANFLAKMAHGLADDAASTMALATRAPVLVAPAMNDAMWAHPATVANLALLKERGATLVGPEEGELAEGYSAVGRMSEPEVIARAAVTLLA
- a CDS encoding DUF523 domain-containing protein, translated to MMKSADRLRVGVSHCLLGAACRYDGGSAELRLLEEILGARCVLIPVCPEVEIGLPVPREKILLVGPREAPEVLGEESGRTFGERLRTFARGWLLGVGELHGFVLQSRSPSCGVGSCWRRERRESEPLRDGTGLFAEVLLATHPGLPVREDTDLPGAAACRAFLAEVEAYASRREKE
- a CDS encoding NAD-binding protein; protein product: MAVVDAQRGALQLSRYEAVKLAFHRWLHRPTTDLLVAVLILVSVVLIVLETVEGRDSPLRVTLEELSDLITWAFIVELSLRFWVAPKKSVYFRRYWIDLLSVLPVIRPLRLLRVLRLLRLFRLGLILNRRFSLLRGAISGATTELMLLGTVTTVLVLAGAITLYLAERTVGTGFASLPQATWFSIYSLIAGEPVGGEPVTLLGRVITLTLMLGGLTVFGMFVGTISATMVGRLSQRMEVNPMDVDDLSGHIIICGWNHAGPLVVEEMMVGEGAEDLPVVIITEAEGLPEDLPLDRLRRELLYHVSGDYTRVEVLEQAAVSRASKAILLSDKTQPRSDQDRDARTVLAALTVERLCPGIFTCAELRSRQNEGLLRRSGVEEIVIADEYSGFILGSVGRTSGLVATFDEILSARYGNAFHKVTVGEAQAGQSIGDLHRSLKKEHDAVLVSLERMEAGSPKVTVNPPSELVVNAGDALVVIARRPVKL